The Methanobrevibacter sp. nucleotide sequence GTTTGCAATCTTTTTAGCTTCAATCAAAGACTCGACATTTTTCCTTCTAATCAGATTACCTACGAAAAGCACGATAGGCTTGTCGACCAATTTGTTTTCTTGTTTGAAAGAATCATTCTCCTTTAAAGAAAACTTATCAATGTCAACGGAGTTCCAACAAATTGAAGTTTTATCGGAAATGCCGGTAACACCAGTGGCAATAATTTCATGTTTTAAAGCATTGCTTACCGCAAAAACGCGATCTGCTTTTTTTAATACATTTTTAATAGTGGAACGCATCAATGGTTGTTTCTTGTATACTTCAAACATTTCAGATCCATGTGCAGTAACATAAGTTTTTATGTCATGCTCATTTCCAACTTCAACAGCAGCAGCTCCTGCAGGGAACAGGTAATGACCATGAATGATGTCAATGTCAACTTTTTCCAGAAGGTTTTCTAATGCTTTTTTAGCATTCTTTTTAAACATTAAACCTCTGACGCCGGGAATGTTTAGTCCTTTAGTTCCAATCACATGTATCCCATCAATATCTTCAATATTCTTATGGGGATATGTGATTACATAAACCTCATGTCCCTGCTTTACAAGTTCCTTTGATAAAGTATGAATATGAACACCTACACCACCCACATGAGGCGGGAACTGGCCAACCATAGCTATTTTCATAAATTAAAATCTCCACTAATTATATTATTATTTAGTGATGTTATTGTTTAAATAAATATCCGAAAATTAGAAAAATTCTTTAATAAAAAAAGTCAAGTTTAATG carries:
- a CDS encoding glycosyltransferase family 4 protein, whose protein sequence is MKIAMVGQFPPHVGGVGVHIHTLSKELVKQGHEVYVITYPHKNIEDIDGIHVIGTKGLNIPGVRGLMFKKNAKKALENLLEKVDIDIIHGHYLFPAGAAAVEVGNEHDIKTYVTAHGSEMFEVYKKQPLMRSTIKNVLKKADRVFAVSNALKHEIIATGVTGISDKTSICWNSVDIDKFSLKENDSFKQENKLVDKPIVLFVGNLIRRKNVESLIEAKKIANSDYYLVIVGDGPLYKKLNKKVEDENVRDVIFTGSRNDVENIIPSCDVLVLPSFSESFGIVLIEALACGKPVIGSDVGGITEIINEDVGLLINPNKVSSIASAIDKVINDEEYRVALSLNARSRAKIFSKVDIPYDEVK